A portion of the Chiloscyllium punctatum isolate Juve2018m chromosome 5, sChiPun1.3, whole genome shotgun sequence genome contains these proteins:
- the chchd7 gene encoding coiled-coil-helix-coiled-coil-helix domain-containing protein 7 produces MPKNVRKLRDEDINPCLEETDASRKCLEANNYNKDMCTEYFLRYKACRKFWNNIMIQRRRNGISPDMPTAKDRKEILEECTKRPY; encoded by the exons ATGCCGAAAAATGTACGAAAATTAAGGGATGAAGACATTAATCCTTGTCTTGAG GAAACAGATGCCTCCAGGAAGTGTTTAGAAGCAAACAATTATAACAAAGATATGTGtaccgagtattttctgaggtataaAGCGTGTAGGAAGTTCTGG aACAACATAATGATTCAAAGACGAAGAAATGGTATTAGCCCTGACATGCCAACTgcaaaggatagaaaagaaattCTGGAAGAATGCACAAAGAGGCCCTACTGA